A segment of the Cygnus atratus isolate AKBS03 ecotype Queensland, Australia chromosome 28, CAtr_DNAZoo_HiC_assembly, whole genome shotgun sequence genome:
TTTGCATTCAGAGCCAGAGTCATCGTCTGCGCCAGCTCAACTGAACATGCTTCCCGGGAAGCACCCCATCAGCATATTAATGGAATACGGACAAAAATCAGGGAACATGATTGAattccagctgctctctcaggATGGCCCACCTCATGATCCTAGGTATGGCATGTCGTTGTCAGCTCCGGGGAGGATAGAAACCCTTTCTTTAATATCCTTGCTGTTCAGCATGCTACCCACGTTCCCGTGGTCATCGCTGACCTAGCTGAGGGCTTCTCTTATCCCAGGAGTCTGGGAATGGCTTCTCCAAGACATCTGCCTCCAGAAAGAGACCAAAAGTAATGccttttctcagagaaaaaggATGCTGTTTGTTCTACCAAACCAGGAGCAGCTTCTAGTCTTGTACCATACCTGGTAGTGCTGGACTGGCATTTTAAACTGCTTGAGGCCATCGTGGTAGACTTAAATAAGAGAGAATGCAGAAGGATTTAATTTGAACTGGGAGAAGGGGATAATAAACAGACTGCAACATCTATGCTTAACACTCTCCGTATGCTATAATGTCCTGTCAGGTTCAGCTACTGTGTGAAAATGGGTGACCAAATTTTCCCTGCTGTGGTAGGAAACAGCAAGAAGGGAGCAAAGCAAATGGCAGCAGAAGTTGCCATGAAGATTCTTTCTGGAGAGCCTGTGCCACGTGTCTCACCGGAACAGGTACAAAGAGCTGCTTTATGAGACCCAAGTATTTTGTTTGTCGTATTTCCCCTTTGTTTTGTGTTCCATTGGATTTCACCCCACAAAGTCATGTTCTGGCTCTAGCAGAGGTTTGCTTTGTCCTGCAGTAATACCAGCTGTTCTGTATTTAACAGCCTTCTCCTGTCTAACTCTGCTCTAGCCTGTCGTGAAGCCCCAGGGTGAGCAGTCCACGCGCGGCTGTGGAGCACAGGTCATCGCTCCGGATGAATCCAAGGCAGCAAAAGCGAAGGGTGTTGGGGAGCTCATCAAATACCTGAACGTCAACCCTGTCAGCGGCCTGCTGGAGTACGCCCGCTCTAATGGCTTTGCTGCAGAGTTCAAACTCATTGACCAGTCGGGACCTCCCCACGACCCAAAGTAAGTAGCTGCATCCCTCCGGGAGGAAACTGTGcgtttttgctgttgtgttcTCTATCCGTTCTTCAGGACAAAGTTCCTGATGCAGTTAAAGGTGGCAACAggccgtgctgctgcctccGCCAAACCTCGTGTCCAGACAACGATAAGCTACctcctctctgctcttttctACGCTGAGATATAAAAGCAGACTGAAATCCAGGGGTCTCTGAGGTTCTCAGAAGTGCACTGCTGTCTTTACAGGTTTGTCTATCAGGCGAAGGTTGGAGGCCGCTGGTTCCCAGCTGTAACTGCACACAGTAAAAAACAGGgcaagcaggaggcagctgaCGCAGCACTCAGAGTCCTGATCGGGGAAACGGAGAAGGCTGAGCGCATGGAGGGAATCAACATCACAGAGGTAACATCCTCTTCCTCCAAGGCTGGGGCTGCTTTTTtagccctgcctgtcctgtGCTGTTCAGTCCAGCAGAAAAATGCCTTCAAGAGCAACTGCGAGATCGTTGTTCTCTGAAGGTGTAGATAAGCTGATGCTCTCCTAAAATGGGTTAGATGTTTCCTCAGGGCATAGACGTTCTCTTCCCTCATGATGGTGCCTGCTGTAGGGCTACATTATCCTCAGATACTTCCACAAGCTGCTAAAATATGCTCCTGTGGTGGAGCAGGAACGTgctcatttttgttctgtgattcAAATAATTCCATTCTGCATTCCTTCATAGTACACTAAAAATTGTGTCAGCTCAAAAAGTCGTGTATCAGATAAGAACAAAGCCCTGTTTGTGTCAGGATGGCTGTCCCAAACCTGTGCTTCTTTAAATTGCACTTGAGTTTTGTGATGTCTTAAAAGCTGCAttcccagctgcacagctgagTGTAGCAGCTGTGTCTGTAAATAGAGAATCCATCAGGGACAATGTGGCAGTCAGCAGTGCTAGAGGAGGCAAGTGCCCGTTTGAGACGGAGTGACTGTGCAGTCTCCCAACAGGCAGCCAGAGAAGGAATTCCTGCGAAACCAGTAACAGATTTCCTTGGCTGAGTCTCTGGGAACGGGCAAGattggttttgttcctttgcaATGGGGTTCCCCTGGCAATCCCAGGAGGCCACTCCTCAGCCCGTTTAGCTCGCTGCCAGGAGGACAGCTTGCTGCTGTCTGTTGATGATGCGCTTAAAGCGGAACTCAGCGCATTGGAGAGTATTTCCCCAGAAATAACCAAAAGAACCTCACCCACCCCTTGATACTCTCCGCGTGCTCAGCCCAAAATTGCGTTCCCTAtggtctgtgttttctgtgtccCTGCCTTCTGCTTGGATAGCTGTGTTTCAGGCTAGGTGCTGCTGCTCGAGCTGTTTTGTTCACTGACCTGTTTGTGGTCTCTTAGCAATCCTGGTCTGCGTCCCCGTTCCAGCTCCCTGTAAGTGGCAGTACCCTCCACGATCAGCTGGCCATGCTGAGCCACCAGTGCTTCAATGCCCTCACTGCTCGCAtccagcacagcctgcttgGGCGGAAGATCCTGGCTGCCATCATCATGCGGAGGGGAAACAACGACCTGGGAGTTGTGGTCAGCATCGGAACAGGTATGGACAGCTTCTTCCAGCATGAGCTCATCTCTGAaccccctgctcttccctgtCAGCTATGACTAGGGAATTGCTGTAGGTTTCTTCAGAGAGGGCAAGAAATGCTGCCAGGGCTTGCGTAGTGTCACAGGTGATTTAGTTAGAGGGAGAGAACAAAGTGATTGTGCCTTCAGCTGTATTGCTCTTAATCTTTGCTTGCATTGCTCTGTGCTAGTCTGTGCGCATCCATCAGAGCGTGGATTCCTGCGTTGTATAGAACAAGATCCCCCAGTTTTTCACAGCTTTGTATACCTTAGTCCCCTTTCTAGTTAGCTGCTATGCTTCCACCCAGAGTGGTTAGTTGAAAAGCACAGAGGGTTTTGAAGGGACACTGCCCTAAAACTGTGGCAATTTAAGCCTTCACTATCCCTAAAGTAGCGTGTACTTTGTCCCTTATTTTCCTAACTGCCTGGATCAGGATAATGATCTAATAgtcagggtgctgctgctcagaagcCCAGAGAAGTAAAACTTCAGGTGAGATAAAACCTTCAAAACCCTCCCTTCTTCTGTGAAGCTGTGTGTTGACTTTGTGacgtgttttcttttttttttttttttttttttcaggtaatcGATGTGTGAAAGGAGAAGAACTGAGCTTGAAGGGGGAGACTGTGAATGACTGTCATGCGGAAATCATTTCTCGAAGAGGTTTTGTGAGGTGAGACAAGGGGAAACccaaaggagagggagaggtgcCTGCCAAAAGGTGCTCACCCCATTCTAAAGGGATGTAGCCGTGATGGTTCCTTCGGAGGTAGCCGTGATCCTTTAACGCCGCTGTTTACCCATGTGTTGTTAAACAGAGGGATATTATTTCTGATAAGAAAGGGCCATGCCTGAATGGTCCCAAATTAGTACCGAACTGGAAACCTGCCAAGAGCCCAAGGGCCGCTTTGGATGTACTTAAAATAAAGCATCCTGCAGAGGCTGCTTGGCCAGCACGCAAAGCGTGGTTTCAGTCTGAGCCCAGCTTTCTGTCAGAGGCAGAGTGCCGGGGAATCTGCCCGCCAGATCCTGCTGCAGCCTTTCTGGGCCCAGGTGTAGAAAGCTTCAGGAAAATTTGTCAAACGTGTTCGTGTTGAGAAGTGAGAAATCCTTTTCCATTAGTTGGGAGGGGCTTTCCCCAAACCAAACAGTGCAGTTGTTCTCATCTTTGTATAAACATTCAGCATGGcgctttttcttttcttaaactgaAGTGAGATGCAGTTGGGCAAGCCTTTTATAATTGTCTGCCCTTCCAGTTACGAACCGTGAAGCCAGCTGATTTTGTAAAGCCTTTGCTGCTGTTAGGATCTGTCTTCCTCGGTGCTGGAAGGTGTTgagggctgctccccagcaagCTGTAAAATCAGAGCGTTGCGCTCTTGCTTACTGTCTGTCTCTGCTATTAATCTTgacagctgtggctgctgggctgctttggCACAGCAAAGCCTATCAGAGATGAGAATGGTGAGCTCCACCTCTCCTTGCAAAGTGCCTGCACAGGTTTTATTTGAGGAATCTCTGTGAAGCCGCAGTTTTTCTTTAGTCCCTGACAGCATGTTGGAGACCTCAAGGTTTTTAATCTGTTCCCAGACAGAAGCAGCCATAAAAGACCCAGTCGCTGTAAATGGATCGTGGGGTTGTGCTAACAATTCTGCTTGTGTTCAGCTGCCTTTGGGGCCGTTTACTGTTAACGTGAACTTGGTGCTGACTGAAGGTGCTAGGTTACCAACCTTGAAGTTGTCTTCACGCTTGAATCAGATGCgtgcaagcagcagagcagagccagccaggctcctttctctccccttccagTGCTTCTGTCTGCTTACCTGACAGAATACTTATTTTCTATTACATGTCTTCTGCATTGCAAGaaatctgctttatttcatgCCTTGTCTGGAGTGTCAAATGCTGTAGGTTGGCTTCCAGGTATTCCCCACCATGACTCCTGGTCTTTGCTCTCGTGTGTGGCAGGATGAGGAGCAGCGTCCTCAGTTTGTGGCAGTGGTTGGACTGAGGTACTCCTTGTTAGAGGAGCAAAGCAGCCTTTTGATGGTgtgctgctgttattttcagGTTTCTCTATAGTGAGCTGATGAAGTATGACCCGTCTAATCCTTCTTCTGCAAAAGAGAGCATTTTTGAGCCAGCGGGGAAGAAGAGACTCAAAATAAAGAGCAATGTCACCTTTCACCTCTATGTCAGGTCTGTATGGGGTTGTACAGGCAATGACCTGTGTTGCTGCTGCACCGCTGGCCTCGGCAGCTTTCTGCAACCTGGTTCTAACCTGGGGAGCATTTCTTTTCTAGCACAGCGCCTTGTGGGGACGGGGCACTCTTTGATAAATCCTGCAGCGATCAGGCGAGCGTGGTGGGGCAAGCCCAGCATCAGCCTCTCTTTGAGAACCCCAAGCAAGGCAAGCTGCGGACCAAGGTGGAGAACGGTGAGTGTGTTTGCTCCCTGCATGGCGGAGCCAGGCTGACTTCAGAGATCGTTCGGTGCCTGTGTGTAGAAGATAACTTCCTGTACAGCTGTTGATGGGGTTTTGAGGTTTATTGAATATCTGACTctacagaaaagctttcttctttgcttgtGCAGGGGAAGGTACCATTCCCGTGAAGTCGAGTGACATTGTGCCAACTTGGGATGGGATCCAGCATGGGGAGAGGCTGCGCACCATGTCCTGCAGTGACAAAATCTTACGCTGGAATGTACTCGGTTTGCAAGGAGCGTTGCTGTCACACTTCATAGAGCCAGTTTATCTCAGCTCTGTTACGCTTGGTATGAGACCCACCGGTTCTTTCTGGGTTGGggggcagctgtgctgccctgctgcttaGAAATGGGCTGCACTGACAAATAACCTCCCTCCCACAGGGGTGGAAAAGCTCGTTTGTGGAGGCTGTAGGAGTAACAGACTGAAACGTCATTCTTGGCAGAGCTGTTCTGTTTTGAAGCATAAAGGGAGTTTGTGGATTTTATGTAGTAGGTGGAGTGAGTTTTTCTCCAGGGTTCTCGATTTTTAGAAGGCACATGTGATCTAGGAGGGTGAGACAAAAATTGCCTGCATGTGTCTAGTGGTAAATGTCGCAGTCTAGAAATTTTCATCTTACACATCTAGGGGATGTGTAGCAATGAGGAGGTCACTCTTGCTGATCCGTGTGGCTGCCAGCTTTCTGTAGGTTGTGGGAAGTGCTGTGGTTGTCAGTGTTTGCCTTGTCCGTTACCTGTGCAGTTTCCTGTTTCCTAATGCCTTCACGTGTATCTTCACAGGTTACTTGTACAGCCAGGGCCATTTGACGCGTGCAATCTGCTGCCGCATGGTGCGAGATGGGGACGTGCTGCAGAAGAAGCTCCAGGCTCCGTATCACATCAACCACCCTGAGGTACTGTGGCCCTGACACCTCTTTATTTCCCTCCTGTCTTCCACCTCTGCCCGTGGGCTTGGACCTCACTGAGGCCCCTGCAGGGGTGTCACTGGGCAGAGTGCCTGCAGCCAGGGTCAGGAGGCTAGTGACCAGTAAACCAGCCCTCTTCGTGTTGTTCCCCCAGTGTCTGTGGGTTACTGGGAGAGAGGAGACCAAGGGTTGCCCCTGTAGCCTTCATGTAGCCTTCAGCTTGGTAAGAACCTAGTGTGTGGGACAAGCTGAGCCCCTCTCTACAGGGAACGGAAACGCCTCAGATTTCGCTTGTCCCAGATGAGATCAGCCCTAGCGCGATCACTTCCCAAAAGGAACAGCAGTGGGGTAGCTGGGATTTTAACGCTTCACGAAACCCTCCTTTACCTCTGACAATGCAGGTTGGGCGAGTCAGCGTATATGACTCTGCAAGGCAGACGGGCAAGACGAAGGAGTCTTCGGTGAACTGGTGTCTTGCTGATGAAAGCGAAGTTGAAGTCTTGGATGGCACAAAAGGGAAAGTAGATGGGTAAGAGGAGCCTCTCCTGCTGATTTTCTGTTTGGGGAGAGAGGGGTGCAGCCATGAAGAACCAGTATGCTCCGGGCAGTTACAGTATCATGTGTGGGGAGAAGAATTTCGAACTGATTCGAGCCAGTGCTCTTGAAGCAGAACAAACACTGCCCAGCCCAGGCCCTACACCAGTCTCACTGAGCCAGAGCTTGCAGGCATCCGATTGTGAGGTTGTTCCCTGtgtcccctgctcctgcttctctctctgtcatGTCTTTCATGGCTGCCTTTTTCTCTCAGACCGAAGCTGGAGGTGTCTCGTGTGTCGAAGAGGAAAACGTTTGCCCTCTTCCAGCAGTTATGTGCCAAGAACAACTGCAAAGACTTGCAGAAGCTCTTGGTGTACTCAGAAGCTAAGGAGGCAGCCACGTCGTACCAAGAAGCTAAGCAGTGCTTCTTCAGCGTGCTGGAAGAGATGGGCTATGGCAGTTGGATCCGCAAACCCCAAGAGGAAgataatttctctttccttgatGCATAATGAGATTCCCTGTGGGTGTGTGGCTGAGTGCGCAGGTGGGAGCATGGGTGTACGCGTCCATCCTTTTTGAAATGGAGTCAGTAGTATGCAGCAGTTTCCCCTGTAGGCCTGGCTGCCTTCTCTTTGCTCCTGTTACTCTGAGACCCTGCCCTGTCTCTTTTAAAACATGCATGaaatttgttgtattttttttaagctggggCAGGCTCAGTCTCTATTTGCTTTTATGTTCacatcttctcttttttaaaagaaggcaCAAGAAACCAGAGGGATTCTTGGACTGCAACCCTGGAGCACTGCACTGTGCACTGCAGCTCCCTCTGGCAGGTTTTGAGGCAAATTCTCTCTTTTGAGAAAGCTGGCTGGTTTCATGGCTCTTGTTCTCTCTGTTGGATGGTGACTGGCAGCCCGTCTGGGCTGGGACACGAACTGATCTCTGCAAGACGGCCAGCACAACATTCCCTGTTTAAtaaattttctgtattgttAACTGGTTCTGTTCCACGGCTGTGTGAATTGCTGCAGGTTGAAAAAGGGACTCCTGGGTAGAGCTGAGGGCTTTTTTGGAGGGGGAAGGGGCTATGTGAAAAGGAATCTTCTGCACAAACCTCTGGCAGGTGTGAGTTTAACCAAgaggttttggggctggggccCCTTCCGGTCTGCTCTGTTatcctgctggcagctctgggtgCTGTGGCTGGGGGACGGGGGCTCCTCCCCCCCTTGGGCTCTCATGGGGTCGTGGGGGCCTCTGCTCCCTCTGTCCTCCAGGCCTGTGCTCCCCCAGAACTGCACCCCAAAGGTGAGGCAAAGCATGACaaacccccagcctgctgcgtTAAGTGGGGCTCTTGCCCAGTACGTACCACGGAGCACCCTGAGAGGAGGGGGTTGAAGAGCATTGACTCCAGCAGCCCGGGGTTTCTCTGGCTGGGTGAAACGTCTGGGTTTTAAATCCTTTCTGGGGCGTGGCTTCCCCCAGAGCTATGCGCTGCTGGTCACTGTCTGCTCCTTGCTCCCTGGCTGCACAGAGGATAAGTGGTATTTATAGAAAACACTCAATTTAAAATGTTCCCCCATGAGGCCAATTCCTGCCTGCAAGTGCCAGCCCGGGAagcgctgctgcagcaggaccagctggggctgctgtcccCGTGCTGCGACCCTCAGCCTCGAACTCtgcaccatttaaaataaaatgaaaataaatcacgACTGCAGCTCGTCTCAGGGCTGCTCTTGGTTTCAGTGGGCTGAGCCTGGGTTTTTGCAGGGGATGGTGGCACCGCTGCCGCGCTCGCTGCCCTGTCCATGCCTCCAGGTCGGACCTAAAAATAGCGTCCTGCTGCCAGTGCACTCACCgcggggagctggagcagcctcagcctcctccctgtgctgctgcatcaGCgcagccccagggagccccgAGGGATGCAGGGCTCGGGCCCCTCACCCTGGTTTGGGCATCGCCAGGGGAGATGCTGGGAGCACCCAGTGCTAAAATGGGGACGTGGGAAGGAGTCAGACGCTTCCCCAGGAGCTGTTTTCACACCACTACGCTCCAACCCTTGGcaattttggttttcttcttccagcgCGTCATCCCCCCCAGCCTCTTACctggcttggggggggggggggcctgccCGCATCCTGTTCCCTCacctgccctgtgccagcaccTCTGGGGAGCGGTGCGGGatgaaatgaaagtaaaacGAAGCAGTCCCCTCCTGTGTGAGTATTTATTGGTTTGCAGTGGCTGCCTGGAGCCCAGCGCCCAGCCCCAGGACCTGCCCgcctggctctgctgtggggcACGGGCAGGGAGCCCACGGTCCCCCGCTGTCCCCCGGCACTTGGGGGCTggcggggagggcggggggcCCCCGGCACTATTTGGAGGTGGGGGTGCCCTGGccgagctgcagcagggagttGGTGGTGTAGTTCTGGAAGAGCGGCTGGAGGAACATGCCGACGGTGCCGAAGACGCAGACGAAGACGAAGATCCACAAGAAGAGGCGGTCGATGACCATGGCCACGTACTTCCAGTCCTCGCTCACCTGCACGGGGCCGGGAGAAACTCGGTCAGCCCCCGAGGTCGAGCTGCCTCGCACCAGCTTTGCTCTCGCTGCCCGTGTCCCCGCGGGCTCAGCTCCTcgctgctctgcagagccccgAATCTGCACCCTTGGCACTGCGGCTCCTGGGGCCGCCTGCCAGCCCGCGGCACAGCCCCGGGGCCCTGCCGAGGCAGCCCCTCTGCTGAGCCCCGAAAACTCAGCTCGCCGCTGAGCTGAGCTGGGGGTTGAGCAGCCCCGGCCGGGACCGCCTGCGCTGAAATCTGCAGCCTCACGGTGCTGCTGCGGCGGCTGCACGGGGTCAGCCCTCCCGGGAtccagggctggagcagctgcatcctgctgggcctggggaaggggctgcagcagcgggGTCGGGGCCAGGAACGGGGTCCCGAGGGGCCCCAGGGATGTGGCCAGGCGGGAACGTCGCTGGTGGTGGTGTGCACGAGTGCACGGCCCTTCCCCAGGTGCAGCCGGGCACCAGCACGCACACGCTGCACCACACGCACCCCACGGTCATGCGTgcaccccacagccccgtgTGCACCCCATATCCCTGCCTGTATCCCACAGCCCCACGTGCACCTCCCAGCCCTCTGTACGCCCTGTAGCTCTACAcgcaccccacagccctgccccaaCTCACGCTCTGGTCGTCGTCCTCGCTGCGCATGTGGTCGGCGATGAAGCGCACGccctccaccgcctcctccaaCCCGCAGCcgcagggggctgggggggccggcGCCTGCCCCTGCCGCTCCCGGTAGCCGTTGAGCCCCTCGGCCTTGGCGGCCCCAGGGTTGGCGTAGCAGGCGCAGGCGCGGGCGCTGGCCCGGAGGAAGAGCGTGGCGGCGGCACGCTCCTGGGTGTGTCGGCGCTGGCGCAGGCGCTGCCGTGCGCAGTTCTGCCGCGGCTGCTTCATGAAGAGCAGCGCCGGGAGCTTGTGAAGGAAGAGGGTGCGCACCCAGGGCGGCATGGTGTGCGTGGTGGGCGAGCGGTGGTGCACGTTGAGCACGCAGACGCTGGTGACGATGGAGAAGGTCACCAGCACCATGGTGAACATGAGGTACTTGCCCACCAGCGGCACATCCAGCGAGGTGGGCGGCACGATCTTGGAGATGAGCAGCAGGAAGACGGTGAGGGCGAGCAGGACGGAGATGCAGAGCGTCATCTTCTCGCCGCAGTCGGACGGGAGGTAGAAGACGAGGatggccagggaggtgatgagGATGCAGGGGATGATGAGGTTGATGGTGTAGAAGAGCGGCTTGCGCCGGATGATGAAGTCGTAGGTGATGTCCACGTAAGTGGAGTCATCGGGGTTCTCGTTGCGCCGCCCCGGCAGCGCCACGATGTCCCACTCGCCGCTGGGCGTGAAGTCGTCGAGGCTGGCCACCTCGCTCTTCAGCACCAGGTCGATCTCCGTGCGGTCGTAGGTCCAGGAGCGGAACTTCATGGTGCAGTTCTGCTGGTCGAAGGGGAAGTGCTTCACCTCGATCTTGCAGGCGCTTTTGTAGATGGCTGGCGGCAGCCAGAAGATGCTGCCGTCGTAGGAGATCACCGCGTTGGAGTAGAAGGACACCTCGTACATCCCGTCGGCGCTAGGGCAAAGGGATGCACTGtcagccctggccctgccccAGTGGTGCAGCGGCACCACCCCGTGCCCCGGGCAGGGTTGGGGTGTGCACGgcctccccccccaaaaaaaaaacacctacttGTTGTAGAGCACCACGTCAGGCAGCCAGATGTGCTTGGAGGGCAGGCGGACCTTCTTCATGTTGTCGAAGTCCTCCGGCTTCCAGGTGAGGCGGTAGTCCTCCCATTCCTGCCGGCACCCGCgctcagcccggccccgccgcaggcAGGGGGCATGGGGGGTCCCGGGAGACGGGGCGGGGGGTCCCAGGGCACAGGGGGGTCCAAGGGAAGAGGACATGGAGGTCCAGAAtccggggggctgggggtcccagggcagggagcacaggGGTTTCTAATCAGGGGGGTCCCAGGGAAGGGCACAGGGTCCCCAGGCAGGGGGGGTGCGGGTCCCATGGCAGGGAAATGGGGAGGGTCCTAGGGCAGGGGGTACGGGGGTCCTAAATCAGGGTGCATGGAGGTCCGGGGGGAAGGCTGCAAgggggggtcctggggcagGGTGCAGGGATCTGGTGCAGGGGCCCCTGGTTCACAGGGTCCTGGTTCAGgggccccagggcagggggtcccAGGGCAGGGGTCCCGGGGCAGGGGTCCTGGTTCAGgggccccagggcagggggtcccAGGGCAGGGGTCCCGGGGCAGGGGTCCTGGTTCAGGGGGTCCCAGTGCAGGGGGTCCTGGTTCAGGGgtcccagggcagggggtcctGGGGCAGGGGGTCCTGGTTCAGGAGTCCCGGGGCAGGGGTCCCGGGGCAGGAGGTCCCTCACCTGGGTCAGCCAGACGTTGGTGGTCATGATCTGCTCCCGCTCGTGCTGCGGAGAGAGGGGCCCGGTTACGGGGTCGCCCGGTgccgggcgggggccggggccgagccccCCGACTCACCACGCTGATGAGCTGCGCCAGCGACACCATGAGCTGCACGGTGACCAGCTGCGAGCCGTTGGTGGCCGGGCGGATCAGCTTGTTGTAGCGCGCCGGGTCCAGCAGGTACTCGACCAGCCGCTCCTCCGTGTCCGTGCCCAGGCCGCCTGCGGGGCGAgacgggcggcggggcgcggggtgtggggtgggggcGCGACGGGGTGGGGGCACGACGGGGTGGGGGTGTGTGGGGTGCGTGCAAGGGGGTGATTGTAATGGGGCGGGGGTGTATGGGGTGGGGGTGTAACGGGGTGGGGGTgtatggggtggggggtgtgTGGGGTGGGGTGTACAGGGTGGGGGTGTAATGGGGGTgtatggggtggggggtgtaTGGGGTGGGGGTGTAACGGGGTTGGGGTGTATGGGGTGAGTGTAATGGGGTGGGGGTGTACAGGGTGGGGGTGTAATGGGGGTGTATGGGGTGAGGAGTGTAACGGGGTGGGGGCGTAATGGGGTGGGGGTGTATGGGGTGAGCGCAATGGGGTGGGGGCGTACAGGGTGGGGGTGTAATGGGGGtgtatggggtggggggggtgtaATGGGGTGAGGGGGGTGAGGGTGTATGGGGTGGGGGTGTATGGGGTGCGTGCAAGGGGGTGATTGTAATAGGGTGGGGGTGTATGGGGTGAGGGTGTAATGGGGTTGTATGGGGTAGGGGTGTGAGGGGTtgtgtggggtgggggtgtAAGGGGGTGAGGGTGTAAGGGGGTGGGGGTGTAAGGGGGTGAGGGTGTAAATGGGGTGAATGTAATGGGGTGTGGGTGTAATGGGGTGGGGGTGTAACGGGGTGGGGGTGTAAACGGGGTGAGTGTGCAATGGGGGTGAGCGTGCAGTGGGGCGAGCGTGTAAATGGGGTGAGCGCAGTGGGATGAGGGTGTAACGGGGTGAGCGTGCGAGGGCTGCAGGCGCAGGGCTGGGGCCGTGCCGCTGctgccagggccaggagcaCCGGGggttccccccccgccccggccccggtgcCGCGGGGCAGCCCCCTCCCGCCGGCAtggcggggccggccgggggtcGGCGTcggcccggagcccccccctcccccctcccccgggCCGCGGCGCTGCGCGGAGCCGTGGCGCGTCCCGGGGCCCggtgcagccccctccccgcctcccccggtgccggtgccggtgccggtgcccggcCGCACTTACGTCGGAGGGCGGCGAGGAGGCAGAGGACGCGGAGCAGCGCCATGGGGGCggcccggtgccggtgccggtgccggtgccggtgcccagGCGCTGTCCCCGGTGCTGCCCGCGCTCTCCGCGGTGCTggagccggcggcggcggcggcccgggcggggcggccccgggcgggAGGCGGTGCCGGGAGCTgtgccggggccgccccgcgccgctccgccgccgccggggaCACCGGGGAGGGCGGAGACAGCggcggggggggctgggggcactgggccgccggggccgggcgggacCGCCCCAACCGGGACCGCCCCAACCGGGACCCTCCCCCCCCACAGACCCCCACTCCAaaccgggaccccccccccaaccgGGACCCCGAGCCCCGCCCCCTCCGCAAGCcacgcccccctccccggggaccACGTGACCCTCCCGCGCCCCTCCTCCCGTCGGGCGGGGCgtcgccccccccgccccgccccgccccgccccgcccccgccccctcccggtgcgcgcctcctcctcctctccgcGTCACTTCCGGCGCggtgccgcccgccccgcccggcgcTCCTCGCGCTTCCGGCGCTCCGCCCCGCCCCTTCCCGTGGCGGCGGGAGGGGTCACTTCCGGCGAGCGGGGCCGtcccgccgccatcttgggccggctccgggggctgcggcggcggcggcggcggggcccggggccggt
Coding sequences within it:
- the ADAR gene encoding double-stranded RNA-specific adenosine deaminase isoform X6, producing MNRGTARGKGSYFTGSRRNYSGTNPGFFHRPHTPQETNPDAFSRQQFLEGQDSEVCLIQELRSYKEPRAGGWQAVAPAPAGRWQARRSRAGCHRFSNKCLRVETSSHCHPPQYHGQENWGRDSDTISLNFQRLSLAGQNHEQEILNIFRQLGVGKTCTVYDLARKLKTRKKEVNRVLYKLLKEGKLHKGEETPPLWRIASPSAGRERNPPEHGGGSAASASESRGERSAAGSRDISPTMAETKDKICNYLFGVAETTALNLAKNIGFSKAKDVNAFLSALEKLGDVHKENSNPPRWSLTDRKRERMQMRLKGSTATRRADPTPGSSLPSSSVPPDPREMTVAVASPAAGSSIENGQQPLGQTGQSSDSDTEAAVPEDTKPVFSSFSTYDSSENGRWASDDIPDNLNTINKQPEESESIMNSQASPSYAAQFDTGFPCTPVEKLMACQEKNPVSGLTEYSQYTSQHCEFDMLEQSGPSHEPRFKFQAVISGRRFPPAEAGSKKLAKQEAAANAMKVLMQEAENGRPDGIKCEEQIPSNSSESELPLHSEPESSSAPAQLNMLPGKHPISILMEYGQKSGNMIEFQLLSQDGPPHDPRFSYCVKMGDQIFPAVVGNSKKGAKQMAAEVAMKILSGEPVPRVSPEQPVVKPQGEQSTRGCGAQVIAPDESKAAKAKGVGELIKYLNVNPVSGLLEYARSNGFAAEFKLIDQSGPPHDPKFVYQAKVGGRWFPAVTAHSKKQGKQEAADAALRVLIGETEKAERMEGINITEQSWSASPFQLPVSGSTLHDQLAMLSHQCFNALTARIQHSLLGRKILAAIIMRRGNNDLGVVVSIGTGNRCVKGEELSLKGETVNDCHAEIISRRGFVRFLYSELMKYDPSNPSSAKESIFEPAGKKRLKIKSNVTFHLYVSTAPCGDGALFDKSCSDQASVVGQAQHQPLFENPKQGKLRTKVENGEGTIPVKSSDIVPTWDGIQHGERLRTMSCSDKILRWNVLGLQGALLSHFIEPVYLSSVTLGYLYSQGHLTRAICCRMVRDGDVLQKKLQAPYHINHPEVGRVSVYDSARQTGKTKESSVNWCLADESEVEVLDGTKGKVDGPKLEVSRVSKRKTFALFQQLCAKNNCKDLQKLLVYSEAKEAATSYQEAKQCFFSVLEEMGYGSWIRKPQEEDNFSFLDA